A single genomic interval of Blastopirellula marina harbors:
- a CDS encoding ATP-binding protein, producing the protein MADANKRINAGPTKRFFVEMLTRDIALVDAILDLLDNCVDGVIRDLKRKGIDPLDSQKPYEGYKANITANQSKFEITDNCGGIPEIIAEKSAFMLGRPDLQRDSELQTVGMYGIGMKRAMFKMGKHSVVISDPVDESPYKVEIPPEWLDDDYPNEAPDPIKEYDPWKLVLRQIRKGLKEHGTQITVKKLNEGVARQFKVGSTFLDDLASEISKHYAIIIDKGFQVTLNGILIEPAPLTLLVPNEIGAEDAPKIEPYIFMGTIEGVSVELAVGFYRPLVTEDELDDEAKVKKSREYAGWTVVCNDRVVLYNDKTYRTGWDTKGVTPGYHNQFISISGVVFFKSNDSMKLPLNTTKRGLDMDSSIYHVVIEYMREGLKKFTSFTNAWKRHEEETSKEFRTLSSRRITDVSSKLKAGSLKKIPRIKSPVGSAQRYSPELPRPITRDRQLRICFEADRLDIETVAEFLFQDSTFERARVGERCFKLCLEKAEAAQK; encoded by the coding sequence ATGGCGGACGCCAATAAAAGAATCAATGCTGGACCAACCAAAAGGTTCTTCGTTGAGATGTTGACCCGTGACATCGCATTGGTCGACGCGATCCTAGACCTATTGGACAATTGCGTTGATGGCGTGATACGTGATCTAAAAAGAAAAGGTATTGATCCGCTAGATTCCCAAAAACCGTACGAAGGATACAAAGCCAATATCACGGCAAACCAGAGTAAGTTTGAAATTACGGATAATTGTGGTGGGATCCCTGAAATAATCGCCGAGAAAAGTGCGTTTATGCTCGGACGCCCTGATCTCCAGAGGGATTCTGAACTTCAGACCGTCGGCATGTATGGGATCGGGATGAAGCGTGCAATGTTCAAGATGGGAAAGCACAGCGTAGTTATCTCCGATCCTGTAGATGAGAGTCCTTACAAAGTAGAAATCCCGCCTGAATGGCTTGATGACGATTATCCGAACGAGGCCCCCGATCCGATCAAAGAATACGATCCATGGAAGCTAGTATTACGACAGATTCGCAAGGGTCTCAAAGAACACGGTACTCAGATAACAGTAAAAAAACTGAATGAGGGCGTGGCAAGGCAGTTTAAGGTTGGTTCGACGTTTCTCGACGATTTGGCTTCCGAAATCTCTAAACACTACGCCATTATTATAGATAAGGGCTTTCAGGTTACATTGAATGGGATTCTTATTGAGCCAGCCCCATTGACGCTCCTCGTGCCCAATGAGATCGGCGCTGAAGATGCTCCTAAGATTGAACCATATATTTTCATGGGCACTATTGAAGGCGTCTCTGTTGAACTGGCCGTTGGGTTTTATAGGCCGCTTGTCACTGAAGATGAACTAGATGACGAAGCAAAGGTGAAAAAGTCAAGAGAGTACGCTGGATGGACGGTAGTCTGCAATGATCGCGTCGTTCTATATAATGACAAAACTTATAGGACAGGATGGGATACGAAGGGTGTTACTCCGGGGTATCATAATCAATTCATATCAATATCGGGTGTTGTGTTTTTTAAAAGTAACGACTCGATGAAGTTGCCGTTGAATACGACGAAACGCGGGTTGGATATGGACTCTTCTATTTACCATGTTGTGATCGAATACATGCGTGAAGGCCTGAAAAAGTTTACCTCGTTTACGAACGCGTGGAAGCGTCATGAGGAAGAGACATCGAAAGAGTTTCGAACGCTCTCGTCACGACGAATTACAGATGTCTCCTCCAAACTTAAGGCCGGCTCGCTCAAGAAAATACCACGGATCAAGTCACCCGTTGGGTCTGCGCAGCGGTATTCACCTGAACTGCCTCGCCCAATAACGCGTGACAGGCAACTCAGAATTTGTTTTGAAGCGGACCGTTTGGACATCGAAACGGTTGCCGAATTCTTGTTTCAGGATTCAACATTTGAACGTGCTAGAGTCGGAGAACGTTGTTTCAAGCTTTGTTTAGAGAAAGCAGAGGCGGCACAAAAATGA
- a CDS encoding type II secretion system F family protein — protein MSQTFILINTFLGVTVGVVAIVWLAYDTFFRVRSRVSERMDEAMRKHVESHQENSPIIKDMMRPMHGGKKPILRVTQDRIQTWLDQAATGLNLWQFCAISLITSVMFGAFFLCFFGPKWIFAIGTPITLFIPACIVYSRHNARSEQISAQLPAAFSAMSRALKAGQALPSAVQMVVNDFPKPLSEEFNYFYEQQHLGVPIEVALRDMARRVNVMELRIFTIAMIVHKRAGGNLAELLQQLSVLVQKRVKMKRRIKSLTGEGRMQATVLIAMPTLVLFVMTLIAPQYVGILLERHDILAACAVSQIIGAFCIYRIVNFSF, from the coding sequence ATGTCACAAACGTTCATCTTGATTAATACCTTTCTCGGCGTGACGGTCGGCGTGGTGGCGATCGTTTGGCTGGCGTACGACACCTTCTTTCGGGTGCGATCGCGGGTGAGCGAACGGATGGACGAAGCAATGCGCAAGCATGTTGAGTCGCATCAAGAGAATTCGCCCATCATCAAAGACATGATGCGGCCAATGCATGGAGGCAAGAAGCCGATCCTGCGCGTTACACAAGACCGGATCCAAACCTGGTTAGATCAAGCCGCAACCGGGCTCAACTTGTGGCAGTTCTGTGCGATATCATTGATTACATCCGTGATGTTTGGAGCGTTCTTTCTTTGTTTCTTTGGCCCCAAGTGGATCTTCGCGATTGGTACACCGATCACGCTGTTCATCCCCGCGTGCATTGTTTATTCGAGACATAATGCACGAAGTGAACAGATATCCGCGCAACTACCGGCGGCATTCTCGGCGATGAGCCGTGCTTTAAAGGCAGGTCAAGCTCTTCCTTCCGCCGTGCAAATGGTGGTGAATGACTTTCCCAAACCGCTATCTGAAGAGTTCAACTACTTCTACGAGCAGCAACATCTAGGCGTTCCGATTGAAGTGGCATTGCGCGACATGGCTCGCCGCGTGAACGTGATGGAATTGCGAATCTTCACGATCGCGATGATTGTCCATAAGCGTGCCGGTGGCAATCTGGCGGAACTGCTTCAACAGCTTTCGGTCTTAGTGCAAAAGCGTGTGAAAATGAAACGCCGCATCAAGTCGCTCACCGGCGAAGGGCGAATGCAAGCCACCGTGTTGATTGCGATGCCAACGCTTGTCTTATTCGTGATGACCCTGATTGCACCGCAGTATGTGGGGATTCTGTTGGAGCGTCACGACATCCTAGCCGCATGTGCCGTGTCACAGATCATTGGTGCGTTCTGTATTTATCGGATCGTCAACTTCTCATTTTAG
- a CDS encoding CpaF family protein: protein MFQQVPSETLGRSTELPPRGHEDKTIKEKFHRLLIEMVDVRAMLQLDEKVVRRELRAAIDTLFMAHPDLARYREKDRLAQELVDEMVGFGPLEPLLRDATVSDILVNGPRHVYVERNGQIEETRVQFSDDDQLVRIIQRIAGRVGRRIDESSPTVDARLPDGSRFHAVISPIALDGSLVSIRRFTSHSITPQQFVAGGGMSEEMMAFLQAAVQTRLNMVIAGGTGSGKTTLLNLLSGFISPKERIVTIEDAAELQLRQPHIARMETRCENSEGKGRLSTRDLIRNALRMRPDRIIVGECRGEEVFDMLQAMNTGHDGSLTTIHANSAEDAISRLEMLVGLAQGNLPMWYIRKQIACSIDLVVHIQRLNSGKREVTQIGYIVKDGDNIVTQPIFVCRSSEDGNSAKFERSDIPAELARKMNNRH from the coding sequence ATGTTCCAGCAAGTGCCTTCTGAAACGCTCGGTCGCAGCACCGAACTGCCGCCTCGAGGTCACGAAGACAAGACGATCAAAGAGAAGTTTCACCGCCTGCTGATCGAAATGGTCGACGTCCGGGCAATGCTTCAATTGGACGAAAAGGTCGTTCGCCGTGAACTCCGTGCAGCGATCGATACGTTGTTCATGGCCCATCCCGATCTGGCTCGCTATCGCGAGAAGGATCGACTCGCCCAAGAGTTAGTCGATGAAATGGTCGGCTTTGGCCCGCTGGAACCTTTACTTCGCGATGCCACGGTATCAGACATCTTGGTAAACGGTCCACGACATGTTTATGTCGAGCGAAACGGACAAATTGAAGAAACCAGAGTTCAGTTCAGCGATGACGATCAGCTCGTCCGGATCATTCAGCGAATCGCCGGTCGTGTCGGTCGACGGATTGACGAGTCTTCCCCCACCGTCGATGCGCGCTTGCCCGATGGAAGTCGGTTTCATGCGGTTATCTCTCCAATCGCACTCGATGGATCGCTCGTTTCGATTCGTCGCTTTACCTCGCACTCAATCACACCACAACAGTTCGTAGCCGGCGGAGGCATGTCGGAAGAAATGATGGCCTTTCTGCAAGCGGCCGTTCAAACCCGACTGAACATGGTGATCGCTGGCGGAACAGGCAGCGGAAAGACGACTCTACTCAATCTGCTCTCCGGCTTCATCTCGCCGAAGGAGCGTATCGTCACGATCGAAGATGCGGCCGAACTTCAACTTCGGCAACCGCACATCGCGCGGATGGAAACACGATGCGAGAACTCCGAAGGAAAAGGACGTCTGTCGACCCGTGACCTTATTCGTAACGCCCTGCGTATGCGACCCGATCGAATCATCGTCGGGGAATGTCGGGGAGAGGAAGTGTTCGACATGCTACAGGCCATGAACACCGGTCACGATGGCAGCCTAACTACCATTCATGCGAATAGCGCGGAAGACGCGATTAGCCGTTTGGAAATGCTAGTCGGACTGGCGCAAGGCAATTTGCCGATGTGGTACATCCGCAAGCAAATCGCTTGTTCGATCGACTTAGTCGTTCACATCCAACGACTTAACAGCGGCAAACGCGAAGTAACACAGATCGGCTATATCGTTAAAGATGGCGACAACATTGTAACGCAGCCAATCTTTGTTTGCCGCTCGAGCGAGGACGGAAACTCCGCCAAATTCGAGCGAAGCGATATCCCGGCCGAACTGGCCAGAAAAATGAACAACCGACATTAA
- a CDS encoding PKD domain-containing protein codes for MTTHGDDFGGTDGVQLNGREASIGGTLQGWPWVSDNPTYLTIQSNQLRHTYNSGTTTFTPGFTLGSDDYEISWRHVTRGDRNGNQTYYLRWDNATSSGYRVYFHPFAQIQIYRVDEGVSTLLGSITSLAWADNHVRKVRIVGGVIQAFIDGVQKLQVADSTYTDGIVKFAVNDGGNSTFLTLDDFTLEELAVTMPPTARFRTTRDNLQVTVNDFSEDVDGEIVGRSVSWGDGSPDDSGAGTEFTHTYDAPGTYTVTVTVTDNDDESTSEAQILTVVADQDAIASVVPGATAPADWTATAQPSAVGSGDFVDAKPMAALDIDLDLLYGALSEDRTVYIAAKHARGIDRVELFANNGTAAVAIKPIKVPSTKQVKGRTAYPFRLTAANFPSGYFQLRAVVYPKVGVPRVLQDSTKTYYHDGAFPFNGGSAVVKYLDNTVDTSGDGSSGTPFKSITDVITAKKASSSTRAEVWDLRIRNASIRWLGDWTDVTTGLWTGACQLSADTNYVPHCVIEFDGTLNNDASGYIRQRDAIFTFMPTVSFDLGPDASTTTATNLQGALPQLYGGLHIFRGSEIFATTGIGSVAVAKIPVLSTDTEIETYDASHLPESGSYPIFDATNERETISWTGKSGNTLTGVTGLTQDHTDQITIGRVLLDRRVVASTNWVALCDGVAYHDLPWKFPQTQYLRSCEVYEIGADYVFRLGACLDTYSHDIWPDGHGDITQVYSSTNPASAPFDNSYLDGVVGELFTYETSHQAGLYADHPGYKNILLSRLLLKSNPDRAVQLAFGSDHAEKSFEHLLVDRVTVPGCSIRLSNGQGCAFKNVMLTRNISRWVSFETNPNYDACEARAFAYVTDLTGTTAQYVTDGVQLARTDTFVNLSPSTYDPESASFKKMDLTPKGAAATIGGAFPSEWPEYDVFGNPFTDEAGAVAVTSNSFPLAFMNHYLQLIGAR; via the coding sequence ATGACAACCCACGGCGATGATTTTGGCGGGACTGACGGCGTTCAACTGAACGGGCGGGAAGCTTCGATCGGGGGCACACTGCAAGGGTGGCCTTGGGTGAGCGATAACCCGACCTATTTGACGATTCAAAGCAATCAGCTTCGGCACACCTACAACAGCGGAACCACCACGTTCACGCCTGGCTTCACGCTTGGTTCCGACGACTACGAGATCAGTTGGCGACACGTCACGCGGGGCGATCGCAACGGAAACCAAACGTACTACCTTCGCTGGGACAACGCGACCAGTTCCGGCTATCGCGTTTACTTCCACCCGTTCGCGCAGATTCAGATCTACCGCGTTGACGAGGGCGTTTCGACGCTGCTTGGTTCGATCACCAGCCTGGCCTGGGCAGACAACCACGTTCGAAAGGTCCGAATTGTTGGGGGTGTCATTCAGGCCTTTATCGACGGCGTGCAAAAGCTGCAAGTCGCCGATAGCACCTACACCGATGGGATCGTCAAGTTTGCGGTGAATGACGGCGGCAATTCCACCTTTTTGACGCTGGACGATTTCACGCTCGAGGAGCTGGCCGTCACGATGCCACCCACGGCACGGTTCCGCACGACACGCGATAATTTGCAAGTCACGGTCAACGACTTTTCGGAAGACGTCGACGGCGAAATCGTGGGCCGATCGGTTTCCTGGGGAGATGGATCGCCGGACGATTCCGGAGCGGGGACCGAGTTCACGCACACCTACGACGCGCCGGGAACCTACACGGTTACCGTCACGGTCACCGACAACGACGACGAATCGACCAGCGAAGCGCAGATCTTAACGGTTGTCGCGGACCAGGACGCGATCGCCAGCGTGGTTCCTGGGGCAACCGCGCCGGCCGATTGGACCGCCACGGCGCAACCTTCCGCGGTGGGAAGTGGCGACTTCGTCGACGCGAAACCAATGGCCGCGTTGGACATCGATCTCGATCTGCTCTATGGGGCCCTATCGGAAGATCGAACCGTTTACATTGCGGCGAAGCACGCGCGGGGAATCGACCGCGTGGAACTATTCGCCAACAACGGAACCGCGGCCGTTGCGATCAAGCCGATCAAAGTTCCTAGCACCAAGCAAGTGAAGGGGCGGACCGCTTACCCCTTCCGCCTGACCGCGGCCAACTTCCCGAGTGGCTACTTTCAGCTTCGGGCCGTCGTTTATCCCAAGGTGGGCGTTCCCCGCGTGTTGCAAGATTCCACGAAAACCTATTACCACGATGGGGCGTTCCCCTTTAACGGCGGTAGCGCGGTGGTGAAGTATCTCGACAACACGGTCGACACATCGGGAGACGGTAGCAGCGGGACACCGTTTAAATCGATCACCGACGTGATTACCGCCAAGAAGGCGAGCTCGAGCACGCGGGCGGAAGTCTGGGATCTGCGTATTCGTAACGCGTCGATTCGCTGGCTAGGCGATTGGACCGACGTGACAACGGGCCTCTGGACGGGCGCTTGCCAACTGTCGGCCGATACCAACTACGTCCCGCATTGCGTGATCGAATTCGATGGGACGTTGAACAACGACGCCTCGGGGTACATTCGCCAGCGGGACGCAATCTTCACGTTTATGCCAACCGTTTCGTTCGACCTGGGACCGGACGCCAGCACGACGACGGCGACGAACCTGCAGGGGGCGTTGCCTCAACTGTACGGCGGCTTACATATCTTCCGCGGTTCGGAGATCTTCGCCACCACGGGGATCGGTTCGGTGGCGGTTGCCAAGATCCCGGTCCTTTCCACCGATACGGAAATCGAAACCTACGACGCCAGCCACTTGCCCGAATCGGGATCCTATCCGATTTTCGACGCGACGAACGAGCGGGAGACGATTAGCTGGACCGGCAAGAGCGGCAACACGCTAACCGGCGTCACCGGCTTAACCCAGGATCACACCGACCAGATCACGATCGGGCGGGTGTTGCTCGATCGCCGCGTGGTGGCAAGTACCAATTGGGTCGCGTTGTGCGACGGGGTCGCCTATCACGACCTGCCTTGGAAGTTTCCGCAAACGCAATATTTGCGGAGCTGCGAAGTGTACGAGATCGGGGCCGATTACGTGTTCCGCTTGGGGGCGTGTCTCGACACCTATTCGCATGACATCTGGCCCGACGGCCACGGCGACATCACGCAAGTTTATAGCAGCACGAACCCGGCCTCGGCCCCGTTTGATAATTCCTACTTGGACGGCGTGGTGGGCGAGCTGTTCACCTACGAAACAAGTCACCAGGCCGGTTTGTATGCCGATCACCCTGGTTACAAAAACATTCTGCTAAGTCGGTTGCTGCTCAAAAGCAATCCCGATCGGGCGGTCCAGTTGGCGTTTGGTAGCGATCACGCGGAGAAATCGTTTGAACACTTGCTGGTCGATCGCGTGACTGTTCCCGGTTGTAGTATTCGCCTTTCCAATGGCCAGGGCTGCGCGTTCAAAAACGTGATGCTAACCCGCAACATTTCCCGTTGGGTGAGCTTTGAAACCAACCCGAACTATGACGCCTGCGAGGCTCGCGCCTTCGCCTACGTCACGGACCTGACCGGGACGACGGCCCAGTACGTAACTGACGGCGTCCAGCTTGCCCGAACCGATACGTTCGTGAATCTATCCCCTTCGACCTACGATCCCGAGTCGGCATCGTTCAAGAAGATGGACCTGACACCCAAAGGGGCGGCCGCTACGATCGGCGGCGCGTTCCCGAGTGAATGGCCCGAATACGACGTTTTCGGGAATCCCTTCACGGACGAAGCGGGCGCGGTGGCCGTGACCAGTAACAGCTTTCCGCTTGCCTTCATGAATCACTATTTGCAACTAATCGGAGCCCGATAA
- a CDS encoding DNA cytosine methyltransferase, producing MSHRRPTAIDLFCGVGGMSLGFEQAGFDVLAAFDSELFNIRTHALNFPDVRARVADLSRGTARELRSISKLGRRKIDVVFGGPPCQGFSVGGRHDVNDERNQLIFDFARLVSEFRPNYFVMENVKGLMHARSRPTLDKFLSKIRRSGYEIVEPIRVLNAADFGVPQRRLRTIILGFMKGVDEPEYPMPNEFAKQTGQGTWPVVRDAIADLRGIDEDDTLFENDIYESELPKATSEYARIMRGELSCEYDRSNRTSVVHRRLTGCLRTRHSVNVVDRFRATLPGESEPVSRYIRLAWDEVAPTLRAGTGKDRGSHTAPRPIHPLSPRCITSREAARLHSFPDWFQFHGTRWHDFRQIGNSVPPLLARAVASKIAQTASR from the coding sequence ATGTCACATCGTCGACCCACCGCCATTGACTTGTTTTGTGGTGTTGGAGGAATGTCACTTGGTTTTGAACAGGCGGGATTCGACGTCTTAGCGGCATTTGATAGCGAGCTCTTCAATATACGAACACATGCCTTGAATTTTCCTGACGTTCGAGCACGAGTTGCTGATCTTTCAAGAGGTACAGCACGAGAGCTTCGCAGCATTTCTAAACTTGGACGGAGGAAAATCGATGTCGTTTTTGGTGGACCTCCATGTCAAGGGTTTTCGGTTGGGGGGCGACACGATGTTAACGATGAGCGAAATCAGTTGATTTTCGATTTTGCCCGTTTGGTCTCCGAGTTCCGCCCAAATTACTTCGTGATGGAGAATGTCAAAGGGTTGATGCATGCAAGGTCTCGACCAACTCTTGATAAATTTCTTTCAAAGATTCGACGTTCCGGATATGAAATAGTCGAACCAATTAGGGTGCTTAATGCTGCTGACTTTGGCGTACCCCAGAGACGTCTAAGAACGATTATCTTGGGATTTATGAAGGGAGTAGACGAGCCGGAGTATCCAATGCCCAACGAATTCGCAAAGCAAACTGGGCAAGGAACATGGCCAGTAGTCCGAGATGCAATTGCAGATCTTCGTGGCATCGACGAAGACGACACGCTTTTCGAGAATGACATCTACGAATCCGAATTGCCAAAGGCGACAAGTGAATACGCCCGTATCATGAGAGGTGAGTTGTCATGTGAGTATGACCGCTCAAACAGAACGTCCGTAGTTCATCGTCGCCTAACGGGATGTCTTCGCACTCGGCACTCTGTAAATGTAGTTGATCGGTTCAGAGCCACCTTGCCCGGTGAGTCTGAACCGGTAAGTCGCTATATTCGACTCGCGTGGGATGAAGTCGCGCCCACGTTACGCGCTGGAACCGGTAAGGATCGAGGTAGTCACACTGCACCGCGTCCTATTCATCCTTTAAGCCCGCGTTGTATCACTTCACGTGAGGCCGCTCGACTGCACTCCTTTCCGGATTGGTTTCAATTTCACGGGACGCGTTGGCACGACTTCCGGCAGATTGGGAATTCAGTGCCGCCGCTACTTGCACGGGCCGTTGCGTCTAAGATCGCCCAAACCGCATCACGTTAA
- a CDS encoding CpaE family protein, whose product MKAVIVGPSAVTDTLAPVLEQRGVTVIDRVDDNSQSVHAFFEQQKSKPDLVLLFASEDFNETRSMICGLQILLGKPILVLGVARSVSEVVQIMRSGAADFIEMSGDFIFELDESLCRLFDSEKSTRRSGQVISIVSAVGGAGQTAIASNLAVHLAKTKQRSTVLADLKMSGGDAAEQLGLSAKQTIADCPQHADEIHTVLVNTLLEQHKSGLKVVAGPAYLGSHGIVPAKSMKALVSLLAQQHEFVVLDLEDAYHAEQQAAIACSDLVVIVMRLDFPCVLRTKRLIERFEKKEMSNLYVVANNYIKGTSIPENKVESVLKRQISAVIPHEPASVLNGINMGEPAVLEFPRSKFSQAISKLTELLLTTTKPEAANVPASAF is encoded by the coding sequence ATGAAAGCGGTCATCGTCGGACCAAGCGCGGTCACGGATACTCTCGCCCCTGTATTGGAACAGCGTGGCGTAACGGTGATTGATCGTGTCGACGACAACTCCCAGTCGGTCCATGCTTTTTTCGAGCAGCAAAAGTCGAAGCCCGATCTTGTGCTGCTCTTTGCTTCGGAAGACTTCAACGAAACCAGGTCAATGATCTGTGGGCTGCAGATCTTACTTGGTAAACCGATTCTGGTCTTGGGTGTCGCTCGCTCTGTTTCAGAAGTCGTACAGATCATGCGATCTGGTGCGGCTGACTTCATCGAGATGTCAGGCGACTTCATCTTCGAGCTCGACGAGTCGTTATGTCGGTTATTTGATTCCGAGAAGTCGACACGGCGCAGCGGTCAAGTGATCAGTATCGTCTCTGCGGTTGGTGGTGCTGGCCAAACCGCGATCGCAAGCAATCTGGCGGTTCATCTTGCTAAGACGAAACAACGCTCGACGGTACTTGCCGACCTGAAGATGAGCGGCGGTGATGCAGCCGAGCAACTAGGTTTATCCGCCAAGCAAACCATCGCGGATTGTCCTCAACACGCCGACGAGATTCACACTGTGTTGGTAAACACGTTGCTGGAGCAACACAAGTCAGGTCTCAAGGTGGTTGCAGGACCAGCCTACCTAGGCAGCCACGGTATCGTGCCAGCGAAGTCGATGAAAGCGTTGGTTTCGTTACTGGCGCAACAACATGAATTTGTCGTGCTCGATCTTGAAGATGCCTATCACGCCGAACAACAAGCGGCCATCGCATGCTCGGACCTCGTCGTGATTGTGATGAGGCTCGATTTTCCTTGTGTGCTTCGTACAAAACGCCTGATCGAGCGTTTCGAGAAAAAGGAGATGTCCAACCTGTACGTGGTTGCCAACAACTACATCAAGGGAACGAGCATTCCGGAAAATAAAGTCGAATCGGTTCTCAAACGCCAGATCAGCGCTGTAATTCCTCATGAGCCGGCCAGTGTACTCAACGGAATTAATATGGGCGAGCCAGCAGTCTTAGAGTTTCCTCGCTCCAAGTTCAGCCAGGCCATTAGCAAGCTCACCGAGTTACTACTCACCACGACTAAACCGGAGGCAGCCAATGTTCCAGCAAGTGCCTTCTGA
- a CDS encoding O-methyltransferase, whose amino-acid sequence MSGHDVPYQLRTNKYVERQLFLDVLDFVRIWNGPSHYVYASMGGRFLEDFKQINHRFAIERMISIELDSTTCDRQKYNRLGFIECLNKHSTEFVNDLDQLVGEYEEHRFIVWLDFALANKRGEQLDDFRNLVSKLSSGDVVKITLNANPQSFRRPTDPLTVKDFDKYLKDPDSPTHSSFESYVRSVLGTAEEEGTEAALSRVLRLSEEEYQAVCLGELKKQLDENWPANGATSEILNPTDFAKFLGESIGRAASRGNASNDLELIPLALFRYRDGDHQMMTATGIIADAALRQTISQDESFAEWPLRSNDWGTVTEITVPDLSAKERHHIDGMISADNTPSVIHGELPFRLDRNDQKSLRLLEKYVIHYRRYPAFGRVYT is encoded by the coding sequence ATGAGCGGTCATGATGTCCCGTATCAGCTCAGAACAAACAAATACGTGGAGCGTCAGTTGTTTTTAGACGTGCTCGACTTTGTCCGCATTTGGAACGGGCCTTCACATTATGTTTATGCTTCAATGGGTGGTCGTTTCCTTGAAGACTTCAAGCAGATAAATCATCGTTTCGCGATAGAGCGAATGATTTCAATTGAATTGGATTCGACAACATGTGATCGGCAGAAATACAATCGGCTTGGGTTTATCGAATGCCTCAACAAACACAGCACGGAATTCGTTAATGATCTCGATCAGCTTGTGGGAGAGTACGAAGAGCATCGCTTTATAGTTTGGCTTGATTTTGCGTTGGCGAATAAACGGGGGGAACAGCTAGACGACTTCCGAAACTTGGTCTCCAAGCTTTCCAGTGGAGATGTTGTTAAGATTACGCTAAATGCGAACCCACAGTCATTTCGACGGCCAACGGATCCTCTAACCGTTAAAGACTTTGATAAATACTTAAAGGATCCCGACTCACCAACACACAGTAGCTTTGAGTCCTACGTAAGGTCGGTTTTGGGTACAGCTGAAGAGGAAGGTACAGAGGCAGCTCTCTCTCGTGTATTAAGACTTTCGGAGGAAGAGTATCAGGCCGTTTGCCTAGGTGAGCTAAAAAAACAGCTGGACGAGAACTGGCCAGCGAACGGAGCAACATCTGAAATTCTTAATCCCACTGATTTTGCTAAATTTCTCGGTGAGTCCATAGGACGAGCAGCTTCACGCGGCAACGCGAGTAATGACTTGGAACTGATTCCTTTGGCCCTGTTTCGATATCGCGACGGCGACCATCAAATGATGACCGCGACTGGAATTATTGCCGACGCAGCCTTGAGGCAAACGATTTCACAGGACGAGTCATTCGCGGAATGGCCTTTGCGTTCAAATGACTGGGGAACAGTGACTGAGATTACTGTCCCGGATCTTTCTGCGAAAGAAAGGCACCATATAGATGGCATGATCTCTGCCGATAATACCCCAAGCGTGATTCATGGAGAACTTCCCTTTCGGCTTGACAGAAATGACCAAAAGTCACTTAGACTTCTTGAAAAATATGTCATTCATTATAGACGTTATCCCGCATTCGGTCGGGTCTACACTTAA